From Denitrovibrio acetiphilus DSM 12809, the proteins below share one genomic window:
- a CDS encoding ParM/StbA family protein produces MIGIDVGYGDVKAVYVEDGELKYFKLPTAVAYAPSNSIDIIDSAEVVYSFQGREYIVGESARFGAFSTRSFDFLKRYSPLFIHHTLKVLKIEPTHVATGLPLGLFNRKDEMTKELITAQVDGNTIKAEFSMFPQAVGILLDYRMDDAGKVKADTAKNGIVLDIGFNTIDVLCFEKGTAIRSDAKTLDKFGISKIVLELVELINREHGIQLSDQEAKDVFLAGQMNVYGSRIDLTEAIRNITEMYFDEVMHNIRSLWDKRLQRADLLLLAGGGAVTIAKYVPSEYAKIVKVPERSEFANARGYFKALMAKQEQALKAD; encoded by the coding sequence ATGATAGGGATAGATGTAGGGTATGGGGATGTGAAAGCCGTATATGTGGAAGACGGCGAACTGAAATATTTCAAGCTGCCAACGGCAGTTGCCTATGCGCCATCAAATAGCATAGATATTATTGACTCTGCAGAGGTTGTTTACTCTTTTCAGGGACGTGAATATATAGTTGGAGAATCAGCCAGATTTGGAGCTTTTTCAACGAGGAGTTTTGATTTCCTGAAAAGGTATAGCCCACTTTTCATTCATCACACTTTGAAGGTCTTAAAGATTGAGCCGACACACGTTGCGACGGGTTTGCCACTAGGTCTTTTCAACAGAAAAGATGAGATGACCAAAGAGCTGATAACTGCACAGGTAGACGGCAACACAATCAAGGCAGAATTCAGTATGTTTCCGCAGGCAGTGGGCATTTTGCTCGACTACCGGATGGATGATGCAGGTAAAGTGAAAGCCGATACTGCCAAGAACGGAATCGTATTAGACATAGGGTTTAATACCATAGATGTGCTTTGTTTTGAGAAGGGGACGGCTATAAGGTCGGACGCTAAAACGCTGGACAAGTTCGGCATATCTAAGATCGTGCTGGAGTTGGTGGAACTGATTAACAGAGAACATGGTATACAGCTTTCTGATCAGGAAGCGAAAGATGTTTTCCTTGCCGGACAGATGAATGTCTATGGCAGTAGGATTGACCTTACGGAAGCCATCAGAAACATCACAGAGATGTATTTTGATGAAGTGATGCATAACATCAGAAGCCTTTGGGACAAACGACTCCAGAGGGCGGATTTACTGTTGCTCGCTGGCGGCGGCGCAGTTACTATTGCCAAATATGTTCCTTCTGAATATGCTAAGATTGTCAAAGTTCCCGAACGGTCAGAGTTTGCGAATGCCAGAGGCTATTTTAAGGCTTTAATGGCGAAGCAAGAACAGGCTTTAAAGGCGGATTAA
- the istA gene encoding IS21 family transposase, with the protein MHDILDILRRRKHGDGFKTIAKARKMSRNTIRKYIELAVTLGFESDSEPPLEEIAYGVYRKVYGDGSRPVSECRKVLIPYKEKLEHWLSEERLTMTKIHSLLKRHGVSVSYDTLRRYLHEDLGFFKHNTVRMPETAPGEYAEVDFGRLGLLYDPETDRRRVVHALIVTLPYSRYQYVHLCHSMKFQEVITGLESAWEFFGGVPAKVIVDNMKTAIDKADRYDAQFNRYFYEYACYRGFIIDPARAVAPKDKPKVERNVSYVRDNFFKGETFRSLSHAQEAADAWCRTVSGMRIHGTTKKHPRIVFDMEEQANLLPLEQERYDVPFWGTCKVHPDHHIRIQSALYSVPTVYIGKEVSVRLDSKLVRIYHKEQQIKVHSRMKKGKRSTDTSDYPEEKRGYTMKSCEYHIYKAKEVGFYCGEFMERLLSGDFPWQNLRQAQKLIRDADKYGHGRMEQACQRAVSFDLINVYRVVNIIELSMQNNEVEKSSCKVLKPAKFTRNKNYFYEGGHDDTIK; encoded by the coding sequence ATGCACGACATCCTGGATATTCTACGACGCAGAAAGCATGGCGACGGCTTTAAGACGATCGCCAAGGCTCGCAAGATGTCTAGAAACACCATCAGGAAATACATAGAACTGGCTGTCACTTTGGGTTTCGAAAGTGACAGTGAGCCACCACTGGAGGAGATCGCATACGGTGTCTACCGCAAAGTATACGGAGACGGTTCTCGCCCAGTCAGTGAGTGCCGTAAAGTTCTTATTCCATACAAAGAGAAACTGGAACACTGGCTGAGTGAAGAGCGCCTCACTATGACCAAGATTCATTCTCTTCTTAAGCGTCATGGTGTTTCTGTAAGCTATGACACACTGCGCCGCTACCTTCATGAAGATCTTGGTTTCTTTAAGCACAACACAGTCCGCATGCCTGAAACTGCTCCAGGCGAATACGCAGAGGTTGATTTCGGTCGTCTGGGGCTTTTATATGACCCTGAGACAGACAGAAGGCGTGTGGTCCATGCATTGATAGTGACTTTGCCTTACAGCCGCTATCAGTATGTTCACCTTTGCCATAGCATGAAATTCCAGGAAGTAATCACCGGTCTGGAATCAGCCTGGGAATTCTTCGGCGGTGTTCCTGCGAAAGTGATTGTCGACAACATGAAGACAGCCATAGATAAGGCAGACCGTTATGATGCGCAGTTCAACCGCTACTTTTATGAGTATGCTTGTTACCGTGGATTTATCATAGACCCTGCAAGGGCAGTTGCTCCGAAAGACAAGCCTAAAGTTGAAAGAAATGTATCATATGTCAGAGATAACTTCTTTAAAGGAGAGACATTCAGGAGCCTTTCCCATGCACAGGAAGCAGCAGATGCCTGGTGCAGAACTGTCTCCGGCATGCGTATACATGGCACAACTAAAAAGCATCCCCGCATTGTATTTGATATGGAAGAGCAGGCGAATCTGCTCCCTCTGGAACAGGAGCGTTACGATGTACCTTTCTGGGGAACCTGCAAAGTGCATCCAGACCATCATATCCGTATTCAAAGCGCTCTTTATTCTGTCCCCACTGTATACATAGGCAAAGAGGTTTCTGTAAGGCTGGACAGCAAGCTGGTTCGCATTTACCACAAAGAGCAGCAGATAAAGGTGCATAGTCGTATGAAAAAAGGTAAACGCTCAACAGACACCAGTGACTATCCTGAAGAGAAACGTGGATACACCATGAAGAGCTGTGAATATCATATTTATAAGGCTAAAGAAGTAGGTTTCTACTGCGGAGAATTTATGGAGCGTCTGCTATCCGGTGACTTCCCATGGCAGAATCTAAGGCAGGCTCAGAAACTCATCCGGGATGCTGATAAATATGGTCATGGTCGTATGGAGCAGGCATGTCAGCGGGCAGTAAGCTTCGACCTCATCAATGTGTACAGAGTAGTAAATATAATTGAGCTCTCTATGCAGAATAATGAGGTAGAAAAATCTTCCTGTAAAGTGCTGAAACCCGCTAAATTTACACGCAATAAAAACTATTTCTACGAAGGAGGTCACGATGACACTATCAAATGA
- a CDS encoding IS3 family transposase (programmed frameshift), with amino-acid sequence MERLPRSFYTHAFKEEAVSLVLNGGLSVAEVSRQLSLSEQTLRNWIKKHKEGSLKDKSGSRTVTELEAEVSRLKKELSQVRLEREILKKANGVPCTRASERYAQVEALNRENSFPITAICKTLKVSRSSYYSWINRKASKRSQDDEKLKVFIRMAHKKGRGTYGVEKLQYELRGEHGIEVSLHRIKRLRKEMGLRCKQVKKFKATTNSKHNHPVAPNLLNQNFSVSGPCQVWVSDITYCATDEGWLYLAGIKDLWNKEIVGYAMSSRMTQDLVGRALFRAVTLKRPPVGIIHHSDRGAQYCSKNYRAILEQFGFEVSMSRKGNCYDNAPMESFFGTLKNELVHHQKYSTRQEAEADIQEYIEIFYNRVRRHASLGNLSPAAYARLELTKRYAK; translated from the exons ATGGAGAGATTACCGAGAAGTTTCTATACCCACGCATTTAAAGAAGAAGCAGTCTCTTTAGTGTTGAACGGAGGTCTTTCAGTAGCGGAGGTAAGCCGTCAACTCAGTTTATCCGAGCAGACGCTGCGTAACTGGATTAAGAAGCATAAGGAAGGTAGCCTGAAAGATAAATCAGGCAGCCGAACAGTAACAGAGCTGGAGGCGGAGGTCTCCCGCCTTAAGAAAGAGCTTTCACAGGTTCGCCTGGAGAGAGAAATCTTAAAAAAGGCGA ATGGCGTACCTTGCACAAGAGCCTCAGAAAGGTACGCACAAGTAGAGGCTTTAAACAGGGAAAACAGTTTCCCTATAACAGCAATCTGTAAAACCCTCAAAGTATCTCGGAGTAGTTATTACTCTTGGATTAACCGTAAAGCCTCTAAACGCTCTCAGGACGATGAGAAGCTTAAAGTATTTATCAGGATGGCTCACAAGAAGGGCAGAGGTACATATGGCGTAGAGAAGCTTCAGTACGAGCTGAGAGGTGAGCATGGCATAGAAGTAAGCCTTCATCGCATCAAGCGTCTGCGCAAAGAGATGGGGCTTCGGTGTAAGCAGGTGAAGAAATTCAAGGCGACAACGAATTCAAAGCACAATCATCCTGTTGCACCGAATTTGTTGAACCAGAATTTCTCCGTATCCGGTCCTTGTCAGGTATGGGTATCTGACATTACCTATTGCGCCACAGACGAAGGCTGGCTGTATCTGGCAGGGATAAAGGATTTATGGAATAAAGAGATTGTGGGCTATGCTATGAGCTCCAGAATGACCCAAGACCTTGTTGGTCGTGCTCTGTTCCGTGCGGTCACGCTGAAACGTCCGCCAGTTGGAATAATCCATCATTCCGACAGAGGGGCACAATACTGCTCGAAGAACTACAGAGCCATTCTGGAGCAGTTTGGTTTCGAGGTCTCAATGAGTCGTAAGGGTAACTGTTACGATAATGCGCCGATGGAAAGCTTCTTTGGTACGTTGAAGAATGAACTGGTTCATCATCAGAAATATTCTACACGTCAGGAAGCAGAGGCTGACATTCAGGAATATATTGAGATATTTTACAATCGGGTGAGAAGACATGCCAGCCTTGGTAATCTTTCACCTGCTGCATATGCTCGATTAGAATTGACGAAGCGTTACGCTAAATGA
- a CDS encoding helix-turn-helix domain-containing protein gives MTEYIRSSLRNTRLGKNLTQEGLAERSDVSLGTLKKFESTGQISLESLLKLCLALDLLDNFENLFDKKEQPKSLDDILSQDKTRRPCK, from the coding sequence ATGACTGAATATATCAGAAGTTCATTGAGAAACACCCGTCTGGGAAAAAACCTCACTCAGGAAGGTCTTGCCGAACGATCTGATGTCAGCCTCGGCACATTGAAGAAGTTTGAATCAACAGGGCAGATTTCTCTGGAGTCACTTCTCAAGCTCTGTCTAGCACTAGACTTACTGGATAATTTTGAAAATCTATTTGATAAAAAAGAACAGCCAAAATCATTGGATGATATCTTATCGCAGGATAAGACAAGAAGACCCTGTAAATAA
- the istB gene encoding IS21-like element helper ATPase IstB, whose product MTLSNELKQTVKKLRLSGILATLPERMAYAKQQHLTYAEFLELVMQDEVDRRLHNQVDNQMKKAGINPFETLERYDFDAPVQVDREMIKGLFGLNFIEEKDNVMLCGPVGVGKTYLANALAHAAVRRGKKVLMVRAEKLFKRLQQSRADYSYEKALLGFITPDMLIIDDFGLKALNEQQSTDFYEIVVERYGRASTVITSNRDTDEWLELFHDPILANSALDRLVHNAYRVVIEGESYRKIKSRKKLI is encoded by the coding sequence ATGACACTATCAAATGAACTGAAACAGACAGTAAAAAAACTAAGGCTGTCGGGAATACTGGCTACTTTACCGGAACGGATGGCTTATGCCAAACAGCAGCACCTGACATATGCAGAGTTTCTTGAGTTGGTAATGCAGGATGAAGTGGACAGGCGTCTTCATAACCAGGTGGATAATCAAATGAAAAAAGCTGGTATTAACCCCTTTGAGACACTGGAGAGATATGACTTCGACGCTCCGGTGCAGGTAGACAGAGAAATGATCAAAGGACTGTTCGGTCTGAATTTTATTGAGGAAAAAGATAACGTGATGCTGTGCGGACCTGTCGGTGTTGGTAAAACATATCTGGCAAATGCATTGGCCCACGCTGCTGTGCGAAGAGGTAAAAAAGTCCTGATGGTCAGAGCAGAGAAACTTTTTAAAAGACTGCAGCAGTCCAGAGCTGACTACTCCTATGAGAAGGCTCTGCTTGGATTTATTACTCCCGATATGCTTATTATAGATGACTTCGGACTGAAGGCATTGAATGAACAACAGTCTACTGACTTCTATGAGATTGTTGTGGAAAGGTACGGGAGAGCATCTACTGTGATCACAAGCAACAGGGATACGGATGAATGGCTGGAACTATTCCATGACCCGATTCTCGCAAACTCGGCACTCGACAGGTTGGTGCATAATGCATACAGAGTTGTCATTGAGGGTGAGAGCTATAGAAAAATTAAATCCAGAAAAAAGTTGATTTAA
- a CDS encoding molybdopterin-dependent oxidoreductase: MKTKKKNYLTENKISRRDFLKWTSALSATAVANGCGGGSGPEDYTDDLLVPQEEFVMDRELKEVMGTHPHNCGGRCPFKFSVKGHGTPQAKIAKLTAAGDVARENSLEADESTSFVQTRACVRGYAQIKRTYSPDRLKYPLVQTKERGDVTGFKRVSWDEALDAVADKIAEVYSRFSSGELPYIPMVAGPPNGLHNRMMFAGMPFMGFAEGAGSALSKYLGPTILPTGAPSFENMLFASIGSVGLLPGLAGGNSVHNYKNSDFIIQWGADPAVKEPNKTFFLTKAKEAGVPIVTVDAQYTDTASILSTGFPEYNIPQFIQVRPQTDAALSVAMAYIIYNRDWHDDTFIKDNCFGFYPTQGAPVDSDGNPFTVVDPPKHPGFVNSKLDFSFQTQLTPDQHPFADPALAGQDVHVPAGLSFVEYLDGLGVEKAAEFGLVDKEDAVVTWASQLSGVAKETIVNFADAFANAGDVFLENGNNGGQKTNNGMHNVWMMICLAAMCGHTVKQGGNLGVNSSDGDSNPVGFPGGLTYPELGSGTTYPFIAVDANKFVDLVVTGRDGRTEDQFYEDTKSIYGVDLGSPATAKLEVDMVLGSYHITNSFNTCPNTNKAVNIFTQKNGSDYKIKHYVIYEQNMTPTAAYADIILPACSHHEKPFFTSGQATYFQNKLIEPMYDTKSDVDIDILLAEKLNARGISVSYSRNGKTDEELCAEAWDTATVSDIDKPTFAEVQEQGIVQKEVSGTVPNPMTGLMGYLPYTTETGKIQFFSPFYYYRDGCDLATQTEKSRVTSRAMYIEPYEGYDKIMKGENVGVKGKEYSLQFTTKHARNRVHTVYDNVSVIRDQFDYPKRALMSPADASKRGIKDGDMVYVYNDWGCLKVGVGISPTIREGVVSLPHGVWYRKGSETYEAWYDIDLGDAVDSTVVSETTYYKHIVNVDIGGCENTLTHDKDFGSPKDPLCGQVGDNHFNGNLCEVSKNHPDS; the protein is encoded by the coding sequence ATGAAAACAAAAAAGAAAAATTATCTGACAGAAAACAAAATAAGCAGAAGGGATTTTCTTAAGTGGACATCTGCTCTTAGTGCAACTGCTGTCGCTAATGGTTGCGGTGGCGGAAGTGGACCAGAGGACTATACTGATGATCTATTAGTCCCACAAGAAGAATTTGTTATGGACAGAGAACTTAAAGAAGTTATGGGCACTCACCCTCACAACTGTGGTGGGAGATGTCCTTTTAAATTCTCTGTAAAAGGGCATGGTACTCCACAGGCAAAAATAGCTAAACTAACAGCTGCAGGTGACGTTGCCAGAGAGAATTCACTGGAAGCAGATGAGTCTACATCATTCGTCCAGACAAGGGCCTGTGTCAGAGGTTATGCTCAGATTAAAAGAACATATTCCCCTGACAGACTGAAATATCCGCTTGTCCAGACAAAAGAACGAGGCGATGTTACAGGTTTTAAGAGAGTCAGCTGGGATGAGGCTCTTGATGCAGTCGCTGATAAAATCGCTGAAGTTTATTCAAGATTTAGCAGTGGTGAACTGCCGTATATTCCCATGGTTGCAGGTCCTCCGAATGGATTACATAACCGTATGATGTTTGCAGGTATGCCATTTATGGGATTTGCCGAGGGGGCAGGTTCTGCTTTATCGAAGTATCTCGGACCTACAATACTTCCTACAGGCGCACCCTCATTTGAAAACATGCTTTTTGCATCTATAGGATCAGTCGGGCTGCTTCCAGGGCTAGCTGGCGGAAACTCAGTGCATAATTATAAAAATTCAGATTTTATCATACAGTGGGGAGCAGATCCTGCTGTGAAAGAACCAAATAAAACGTTCTTTCTGACCAAAGCAAAAGAAGCTGGTGTACCTATAGTTACTGTTGATGCTCAATACACTGACACTGCTTCTATTCTTTCTACAGGTTTTCCTGAGTACAATATACCTCAGTTTATTCAGGTTAGACCACAGACTGATGCTGCACTTTCTGTTGCGATGGCTTATATAATTTACAACAGGGATTGGCATGACGATACATTTATAAAAGATAATTGTTTTGGGTTTTATCCGACACAAGGGGCTCCTGTAGATAGTGATGGGAATCCTTTTACAGTCGTTGATCCACCTAAACATCCTGGATTTGTTAATTCAAAGCTTGACTTTTCATTTCAGACACAACTTACTCCAGATCAGCACCCTTTTGCAGATCCTGCGCTTGCCGGTCAAGATGTCCATGTCCCTGCTGGGCTGTCATTTGTTGAATATCTGGACGGGTTAGGAGTTGAGAAAGCTGCTGAGTTTGGTCTTGTTGACAAGGAAGATGCTGTTGTTACATGGGCATCCCAGTTGTCAGGTGTAGCAAAGGAAACAATAGTGAACTTTGCGGACGCATTTGCAAACGCTGGAGATGTGTTTCTTGAAAATGGGAATAACGGTGGACAAAAAACAAATAACGGCATGCATAATGTCTGGATGATGATATGTCTGGCTGCGATGTGCGGACATACTGTAAAACAAGGCGGTAACCTTGGTGTTAACTCGTCGGATGGCGACTCTAACCCCGTGGGTTTCCCTGGTGGTTTAACTTACCCTGAGCTTGGCAGTGGTACTACTTATCCGTTTATTGCAGTGGATGCAAATAAGTTTGTAGACCTTGTTGTTACTGGCCGTGATGGAAGAACAGAAGATCAGTTTTATGAAGATACGAAATCAATTTACGGTGTCGATCTTGGTTCACCTGCAACAGCTAAACTTGAAGTTGATATGGTTTTAGGATCCTACCATATTACAAACTCATTCAATACATGTCCGAATACAAATAAGGCTGTGAATATTTTCACCCAGAAAAATGGTAGCGACTATAAAATCAAGCATTATGTTATTTATGAACAGAACATGACTCCTACAGCAGCTTATGCCGATATCATTTTGCCTGCGTGTTCGCATCATGAAAAACCATTTTTTACTAGTGGTCAGGCTACATACTTTCAGAATAAACTAATTGAACCTATGTATGATACTAAATCGGATGTTGATATCGATATTTTGCTTGCTGAAAAACTCAATGCCAGAGGCATAAGTGTTTCATATAGCAGAAACGGCAAAACTGATGAAGAACTTTGTGCAGAAGCATGGGATACAGCAACTGTATCAGATATTGATAAGCCTACTTTTGCAGAAGTACAAGAGCAAGGCATCGTTCAGAAGGAAGTCAGTGGTACCGTTCCAAATCCTATGACCGGTCTTATGGGGTATCTCCCTTACACTACTGAAACGGGCAAGATTCAATTTTTCTCGCCGTTTTATTATTACAGGGATGGTTGTGACTTAGCAACTCAGACTGAAAAGTCTAGAGTGACATCAAGGGCGATGTATATTGAGCCTTATGAAGGTTACGACAAAATCATGAAGGGCGAAAACGTCGGTGTCAAAGGGAAAGAATATTCATTACAATTCACAACAAAGCATGCGAGGAATAGAGTTCATACCGTTTATGACAATGTTTCCGTGATACGTGATCAGTTTGATTATCCAAAACGTGCACTCATGAGTCCTGCAGATGCTTCTAAAAGAGGCATAAAAGATGGCGACATGGTTTATGTCTATAATGATTGGGGCTGTTTAAAGGTCGGAGTAGGTATTTCACCAACAATAAGAGAGGGTGTTGTTAGTCTTCCGCATGGTGTTTGGTATAGAAAAGGAAGTGAAACATATGAGGCTTGGTATGATATCGATCTTGGTGATGCGGTAGATAGTACTGTGGTTAGTGAAACAACTTACTATAAGCACATAGTTAATGTTGATATTGGTGGGTGTGAAAATACTTTAACTCACGATAAAGACTTTGGAAGCCCTAAAGACCCGTTATGCGGACAGGTTGGCGACAACCATTTTAACGGAAATCTTTGTGAAGTTAGTAAAAATCATCCAGATAGTTAG
- a CDS encoding IS256 family transposase, which translates to MKLDKDKLKELLAESDVKTTEDLQVFMRDMMKEVIETLYEGELEAHLGYKKHEPNVSDGNSRNGRSSKKVQSQMGEMELEVPRDRLSTFSPEIVKKRQTDISGIEAKVISMYAKGMSNRDIKEHIFDIYGHELSPETVSVITDKILPQAKEWQNRALEEIYAIVFMDGMVLKMRVDGAVRNVTIYFVIGISMEGHKSCLGLYLAETESAKYWLTVMNELKNRGVQDILIFAVDNLKGISEAITAAFPQSEIQKCVVHQIRNSLRFVPWKERKTVAADLKKIYAAATEEQARAELDAFAEKWDSKYPNISKSWRNNWTELSTYFKYSKELRKLIYTTNPVESFHSAIRKSTKGKGAFPTEDSLVKLLYLAILGIEKKWTMPIRDWGVIYSQLYINYEDRITTLHS; encoded by the coding sequence ATGAAATTAGACAAGGACAAACTGAAAGAACTGCTTGCTGAAAGCGATGTAAAAACCACAGAAGACCTTCAGGTGTTTATGCGTGACATGATGAAAGAAGTCATAGAAACGCTCTACGAAGGTGAGCTTGAAGCCCATTTAGGCTATAAGAAACATGAACCGAACGTAAGTGACGGCAACAGCCGTAACGGTCGTTCTTCCAAGAAAGTACAATCACAAATGGGCGAAATGGAACTCGAAGTACCCCGTGATCGCCTATCAACCTTTTCGCCTGAAATAGTCAAGAAACGCCAGACAGATATATCAGGCATTGAAGCTAAAGTAATTTCCATGTATGCCAAGGGTATGAGTAACCGTGACATCAAAGAGCACATCTTTGATATCTACGGTCATGAGCTATCGCCGGAGACAGTCAGCGTTATTACAGACAAGATTCTCCCACAGGCTAAAGAATGGCAGAACAGAGCCTTGGAAGAGATATACGCCATCGTCTTTATGGACGGCATGGTTTTAAAGATGCGTGTGGACGGAGCTGTTCGCAACGTCACTATCTACTTTGTGATCGGCATCAGCATGGAAGGTCATAAATCCTGTCTGGGGCTATATCTTGCCGAGACAGAATCCGCTAAATACTGGCTGACAGTTATGAACGAGCTAAAGAACCGTGGAGTACAGGATATTCTTATCTTTGCCGTAGACAACCTCAAGGGCATCTCAGAAGCTATAACAGCCGCTTTTCCACAGTCTGAGATTCAGAAATGCGTAGTCCATCAGATACGCAACTCTCTCCGCTTTGTGCCCTGGAAGGAGCGTAAGACTGTGGCTGCTGACCTCAAGAAAATCTATGCCGCAGCGACCGAGGAACAAGCCAGAGCTGAGCTGGATGCCTTTGCTGAGAAGTGGGACAGCAAATATCCTAACATCTCGAAATCATGGCGGAACAACTGGACTGAGCTTTCTACGTATTTCAAATATTCCAAGGAGCTCAGGAAACTGATTTATACCACGAATCCGGTTGAGAGCTTCCATTCTGCCATCAGGAAATCGACTAAAGGAAAGGGAGCCTTCCCGACGGAAGACTCCCTTGTAAAGCTCTTATATTTAGCTATTTTAGGTATCGAAAAGAAATGGACTATGCCAATCAGGGATTGGGGTGTAATATACTCACAGCTATATATCAACTATGAAGACAGAATTACGACTTTACACAGTTAA
- a CDS encoding IS4 family transposase, producing the protein MLENKSWQSEIQAALWKEFEILRVMKALQLRTIAYRCGISKNQGVEPFSILVALVFLTFLGKSVHHFVSHCRNSLFDLGGKDVFYRLSTRTSINWRRFMMDISLNVIRYFKSFSSWQQRVLVIDDTVIQKAGKKIEEVSWVFDHSKGKSVKGFSAVVLGWSDRASFVPVDFALQRSSRKVFKQSTEIEMDKRMLAWHRRQEAVKDKPTLVKEMLKRAKQKGLDAGAVLFDSWYCMPRLVSSIYNEIGYDVIAMLKTTPTLTVAVNGKVYSTKRLWECVVPDLIKATVTIGKDRVSVSSINAFFGSTLVKLVFCQPSEKSKSKKPIILLSTDTSLTSAKIIETYGQRWAVEVLFKDAKSKLFFGKNQSRTFEATICFLTLSLVRFIILSYMERINGDFRHKGSLYEGLRYEVEELNILAFMEKFINRLLSIIDGAKETFTVFMNKLAGIQEMVRLSIQNLMFQRCET; encoded by the coding sequence ATGCTTGAGAATAAATCATGGCAGTCTGAAATACAAGCGGCATTATGGAAAGAATTTGAGATACTCCGAGTGATGAAGGCTTTGCAGCTTCGTACAATTGCCTATAGGTGCGGTATTTCAAAGAATCAGGGCGTTGAGCCATTTTCGATTCTTGTGGCTTTAGTTTTTCTGACTTTTCTCGGCAAAAGCGTTCATCATTTTGTTTCCCATTGCCGGAACAGTCTATTTGATTTAGGCGGTAAAGATGTTTTTTATCGTTTAAGTACACGTACAAGTATCAATTGGCGGCGTTTTATGATGGATATATCGCTTAATGTGATCAGATATTTCAAATCATTCAGCAGCTGGCAGCAGCGTGTTCTTGTAATTGATGACACAGTAATTCAGAAAGCCGGCAAAAAGATAGAAGAAGTATCATGGGTGTTTGACCATAGCAAAGGTAAAAGCGTGAAAGGCTTCAGTGCTGTTGTGCTTGGCTGGAGTGATCGTGCGTCATTTGTCCCTGTAGATTTTGCTTTGCAGCGAAGCAGCAGAAAAGTATTCAAACAATCGACAGAAATTGAAATGGATAAGCGGATGCTGGCGTGGCATCGTCGACAGGAAGCAGTAAAAGACAAACCAACACTGGTAAAGGAAATGCTTAAACGGGCGAAACAGAAGGGTCTGGATGCTGGGGCTGTTCTGTTTGACAGCTGGTACTGTATGCCGAGGCTGGTGTCGTCAATTTATAATGAGATAGGCTATGACGTGATTGCCATGCTTAAAACTACACCGACATTGACTGTTGCTGTAAATGGCAAGGTATACTCAACCAAACGCTTATGGGAATGTGTTGTTCCAGATTTGATTAAGGCAACAGTAACAATTGGCAAAGATCGGGTGTCTGTATCTTCCATCAATGCTTTTTTCGGTTCAACTCTGGTTAAGCTGGTCTTCTGTCAGCCATCTGAGAAAAGTAAATCAAAGAAGCCTATTATTCTACTGTCTACGGATACATCTTTGACATCGGCAAAAATAATTGAAACCTATGGTCAGCGTTGGGCAGTAGAAGTGTTGTTTAAAGATGCCAAGAGCAAGCTTTTCTTTGGGAAAAATCAATCCAGAACCTTTGAGGCTACTATTTGCTTCCTAACACTATCGCTCGTTAGGTTTATCATCCTGAGCTATATGGAACGGATAAATGGTGATTTCCGTCACAAAGGCAGTCTGTATGAGGGTCTGCGTTATGAGGTCGAAGAACTGAATATTCTGGCGTTTATGGAAAAATTCATAAACCGATTATTATCAATAATTGATGGAGCAAAGGAAACATTTACAGTTTTTATGAATAAATTGGCTGGAATACAGGAAATGGTAAGGCTTTCAATACAGAATCTGATGTTTCAAAGGTGCGAAACTTGA
- a CDS encoding NERD domain-containing protein: MAVVYPAFENILRSKQKLEDGELYLLESLAKSLPADVEIFFQPFVEGDRPDIILLQKDVGLTIIEVKDWNLNLYDARTGKDWNIKSNGKIIRSPLQQLDTYRRNFFEIYVNDILITQVSHLDIVR, from the coding sequence ATGGCAGTAGTATACCCTGCGTTTGAGAACATATTGCGTTCTAAGCAAAAGTTAGAAGATGGTGAATTATATTTGCTAGAATCTCTAGCGAAGAGCTTGCCTGCAGATGTAGAGATCTTTTTCCAACCATTTGTTGAGGGAGATCGTCCTGACATTATCTTGTTACAAAAAGACGTGGGCTTGACTATCATTGAGGTGAAAGACTGGAATCTAAATTTATATGACGCAAGAACTGGTAAGGACTGGAATATAAAATCAAATGGAAAAATAATAAGGTCTCCATTGCAGCAATTAGATACATATAGACGTAACTTTTTTGAAATATATGTCAATGATATTTTAATAACTCAAGTTTCGCATCTTGATATAGTGCGATAA